The genomic DNA CCGAAGTGCCTGGGTGCTGGGCGCTGCTTCAGCCCGCACCCTGGGACTCCTCTCCGTCGGAAAGCAGTCTAGGCCAGCGCGTTCCGTTGGCGCATCTCTGCAGGAGAATGCCGGGCGTGTCGCTAGACGAAGTGGTTGTCGTTCTTGACGAACCACTCGGCGCGTTCGGTGTCGGTGAGGTCGGCCAGCTGGGCGAGCCCCTCGAAATAGGCCTCCCGCGGCGCGCCGGGAGCAAACAGCATCAGCAACGACGTCGGCGCATCGGCCTCATTGCGGAAACCGTGGATCCCGCCCGGTGGGACATACAGGAAATCGCCCTGGTTACTGTCCGTCCAGTCGTTCCCGTCGTAGAGCTTGACGGTGCCTGACAGGACGAAGAAGGCCTCGGACATGCCCCGGTGAAAATGCGGACCGGGGCCGCCGGCCTGTGGGCTGATGTCGACGCGGTACAGACCGTAGTCCCCATTGGTCTGCTGTTGATTGGCGAGGTAGTGGTACTTCACCAATCCGAAGGAGTCGTAATCGGACGGCTCGTCCCCGCGCCTGACCCACGCGCTGACCTCCGGGTCGTCCTTCGTGTAGCGGGCCGGGGGATAGGGCGGCACATTCTTGGGGTCCCAGAGCGACACGGGGGCCAGCCTAGTCGCGACGCGGCTGTTGGTGCCGAGATCGACGCCAGGGTTGTTCGCGCCGCGCCGCAGCAGCCTTGGTGTCGAAAGTGGCGACGGGAATTCAGGCCCGCGAGTCCTGCAAGGCGGGGTACGTCACACCGGTCAGCTCCTCGGACACCGTCCACAACCGGCGCTGCAGCTCAAAGTCATGCGACTGGTCGCTGGACGGCACCACCTTGGGGTAGCCGCGTGACCCGCCGGGGCCGTCGGGGCCGAAGTACTGCCCGCCCAGCGCGCCCGGATCCGTCGCCGCACGCAACGTCGGCAGGGCGCCGGCCGCGGCGTCCTGAAAGAGCGGCTTGAGCAACGGGATGGCTCGTTGCAGGGCGCCAGGCAGGTGGCGCATCAGCTCGGTATCCGAACCGCCCGGGTGGGCGGCCAGGGCAGTGGTCTTCTCGCCGGTGAGCCGGCGCTGCAGCTCGTAGGTGAACAGCAGGTTGGCCAACTTGGACTGGCCATAGGCGCCGACCCGGCTGTAGCGCCGCTCCCACTGCAGGTCGTCGAAGTGGATCGTGGCGTTGATGCGGTGGCCGATGCTGCTGACCGTCACGACGCGCGAACCCGTCACCGGCAGCAGGCGATCCAGCAGCAGACCGGTGAGCGCGAAGTGGCCAAGATGGTTGGTGCCGAACTGCAGCTCGAACCCGTCGGCGGTGGTCTCCTTCGGCGGGTACATCACACCGGCGTTGTTGATCAGCAGGTCGATGCGCTCGTGCTTCTCTCTGAGCTCGTCGGCCGCTTCGCGTACTGACGCCAGCGATCCCAGGTCGAGGCGCTGCAGCTCCAGGTCGGCGTCCGGCACCGACCGTGAGATCCACTCGACGGCGGCCTCTCCTTTGTCCAGGTTGCGGACGGCGAGTACGACGTGGGCTCCCTTGGCGGCCAGGGCCCTGGCGGTCTCGAGCCCGAGTCCGGTGTTGGCGCCGGTGATGACGGCCGTGCGGCCCGATTGGTCCGGAATCTTGGCGGTGGTCCACTTGGTCATGGGAGACTCCTCGTGAGGCTAAGCGGAGTGGATACTCCGGTTGCGTTCGACTATACGGAACGCGCGCCCCGCTTTGTCAATGGTGTGTCTGCGTTTATCGACGGTTGTGTGAGGTGATGAAGAATGCGTGCGGATGCGGCGCGGAACCGTGCCCGGGTGCTCGAGGTCGCTTACGACACCTTCGCGGCCGATGGACTGTCCGTGCCCATCGACGAGATCGCCCGCCGGGCCGGCGTCGGCGCAGGCACCGTCTACCGCCACTTCCCGACCAAAGACGCGTTGTTCCAGGCCGTTATCGCCGAACGCATCCGCGGCGTCGTCGAGGAGGGGCGGACCCTGCTTGCCGAGGCCGATCCGGCCGAGGCGATGTTCACGTTCCTGCGGTCGATGGTGCTGCAATGGGGCGTCGCCGACCGCGGCCTGGTCGACGCACTGGCCGGATCGGGCATCGACGTCAACGCCGTGGTTCCCGAGGCCGAGGGCGAATACCTCGCCGTCCTCGGTGATCTGCTGACCGCAGCGCAATGCTCGGGTACGGCGCGAGACGACGTGACGGTCGCGGACGTGAAGGCAATTCTGGTCGGCTGCCAGGCCATGCAGAGTTACAACGCGGACGTGGCCGAGCGGGTCACTTCGGTGGTGTTCGACGGACTGCGGGCGGAAGGAAAACGGTGACCGCACTTCATTTCATCTCGGGTCTACCGCGATCGGGGTCGACGCTCCTGGCGGCGCTGCTGCGACAGAACCCGCGCTTTCAGGCCGGGATGTCGGGACCCTTGGCGGGCTTGTTCGACGCCTTGGTCGCCCAGATGAGCGCACGCAACGAGTTTTCGGTGTTCCTCGACGACGCCAAGCGGGAGCGCATCCTGCGCGGGTTGTTCGACAGCTACTACTCCGACTGTGTCGCCGAGGTGGTCTTCGACACGAACCGTGGCTGGTGCGCGCGGATGCCGGCGATCGCACAGCTGTTCCCGGATGCGAAAGTCATTGCCTGCGTGCGTGATCTACCGTGGGTGATCGACAGCATCGAACGCCTGGTGCAGCGCAACGTGTTCAGCCCGTCGTCGATCTTCAACTACAGCCCCGGCGGCACCGTCTACACGAGGGCCAATGACGTTGCCGCACAAGACGGTATGGTCGGCGGCCCCTACGACGCACTCAAGCAGGCGTGCTTCGGCGCCCAACGCGACCGCCTGCTGGTGGTGCAGTACGAGACCTTGACCACCGAGCCCGCCAAGGTCATGCACGCCATCTACGAATTCATCGGCGAGCCGGTTTTCGAACACGACTTCGGCCGTGTCGATTACGACGTCACCGAGTTCGACCAACGGGCCGGGACGCCCGGGCTGCACACTGTGCGGGGTGAGGTGAAAGCCGAACCGCGTGAGACCGTGCTGCCGCCGGATCTGTTCAATCGCTTTGTCCACGATGCGTTCTGGCGGGACCCGGGCAAGGTTCCGGACGGCCTGCGCGTCGTGTAGTTGACCGAGAAGCAAAGGCCCCGCACACCAGGTGTGCGGGGCCTCTGCTTGAGTGCCGTCGACTACGGGTTGTCGGCTCCGTCGTCGAGGGTGACGTCCTGGTCCGCTACAGGGTTGTAACCCGGGTGTGCGGTAGCGGCACCGTCGACGGGGTCGACCGATCCTTGGGTCCAGGTTCCGCCGTTGCCTCCGGTGTTCCCGCTATTGGTACCGCTGCCACCGTTGCCGGCAACGACGGTGTTGTGGTTGTAGGTAAAGCCGCCCGGGAAGTTGGCCGGATCGCTGTTGTACGAACCCGTCTGCAGGTAACCCCCCGCGCCGCCGGTGCCGCCGTTGGAGCCGTCACCACCCCGGCCGGTGTGGGCCTTGCTATTGGTGGCCGTGGCGTTTTCGCCGAGAGCCGAGATCGACGAGAACTGCGTCGGGCTACCGGCAGCGCCGCCGCCGCCGTTACCGCCCTTGCCGCCGTCGACGCCGTTGCCGCCGTCCCCGCCGATGATCTCGCTGCCGGACACGTTCGCATTCTGACCCGCGGAGTTGATCGCCACCCGGCTTCCGTTGCCGCCCCTGGAACCGGAGGTACCGGTCGCGGAACCGCCGTTGCCGCCCACCGCGGTGGCCTGGGCATTGGCATTGTCACCCGACGGAACCGTGATGGTCCCGCTGGGCCCACTGATCTGGATGTTGTCGCGGCCGGCGCTGATATTCGCGGACCCACCCAGGCCGCCCTGGTTGCCGGTGCCGGTTGCGTTGCCGCCGTCGCCACCGGTGGCCGTGCCGGACGCGGTGCCACCGTTCTGGGCGTTGATCGTCGCAAAACTGCCGT from Mycobacterium sp. DL440 includes the following:
- a CDS encoding cupin domain-containing protein, with the translated sequence MSLWDPKNVPPYPPARYTKDDPEVSAWVRRGDEPSDYDSFGLVKYHYLANQQQTNGDYGLYRVDISPQAGGPGPHFHRGMSEAFFVLSGTVKLYDGNDWTDSNQGDFLYVPPGGIHGFRNEADAPTSLLMLFAPGAPREAYFEGLAQLADLTDTERAEWFVKNDNHFV
- a CDS encoding SDR family NAD(P)-dependent oxidoreductase, producing the protein MTKWTTAKIPDQSGRTAVITGANTGLGLETARALAAKGAHVVLAVRNLDKGEAAVEWISRSVPDADLELQRLDLGSLASVREAADELREKHERIDLLINNAGVMYPPKETTADGFELQFGTNHLGHFALTGLLLDRLLPVTGSRVVTVSSIGHRINATIHFDDLQWERRYSRVGAYGQSKLANLLFTYELQRRLTGEKTTALAAHPGGSDTELMRHLPGALQRAIPLLKPLFQDAAAGALPTLRAATDPGALGGQYFGPDGPGGSRGYPKVVPSSDQSHDFELQRRLWTVSEELTGVTYPALQDSRA
- a CDS encoding TetR/AcrR family transcriptional regulator gives rise to the protein MRADAARNRARVLEVAYDTFAADGLSVPIDEIARRAGVGAGTVYRHFPTKDALFQAVIAERIRGVVEEGRTLLAEADPAEAMFTFLRSMVLQWGVADRGLVDALAGSGIDVNAVVPEAEGEYLAVLGDLLTAAQCSGTARDDVTVADVKAILVGCQAMQSYNADVAERVTSVVFDGLRAEGKR
- a CDS encoding sulfotransferase; amino-acid sequence: MTALHFISGLPRSGSTLLAALLRQNPRFQAGMSGPLAGLFDALVAQMSARNEFSVFLDDAKRERILRGLFDSYYSDCVAEVVFDTNRGWCARMPAIAQLFPDAKVIACVRDLPWVIDSIERLVQRNVFSPSSIFNYSPGGTVYTRANDVAAQDGMVGGPYDALKQACFGAQRDRLLVVQYETLTTEPAKVMHAIYEFIGEPVFEHDFGRVDYDVTEFDQRAGTPGLHTVRGEVKAEPRETVLPPDLFNRFVHDAFWRDPGKVPDGLRVV